One window of Salminus brasiliensis chromosome 16, fSalBra1.hap2, whole genome shotgun sequence genomic DNA carries:
- the atg10 gene encoding ubiquitin-like-conjugating enzyme ATG10 isoform X1 produces the protein MMAEVAWSRRGKMSHKEELGTCSFYLDEESFHICCQVFLQHSNMISDGWSWTEVKGVEGYMKKTVLIPRRCSLPNQLWQQKNDEDIDSLIEDQVDDDASTACAVCVMQDVILYEYHVLYSSSYQVPILFFTVSTLDGRLLSLEELWNTIHPAYKKQLLQWPWDTLTQQEHPILGQPFFMLHPCHTEEFMRPVLQMANAEKRRINYIVTWLSIVGPMVKLEVPISYCMAEAAST, from the exons ATGATGGCGGAAGTAGCATGGAGCCGCCGGGGAAAG ATGTCACATAAAGAAGAATTGGGCACTTGTAGCTTTTACCTGGATGAAGAAAGCTTCCATATCTGCTGCCAGGTTTTTCTTCAGCACTCAAATATGATCAGTGATGGATGGAGCTGGACAGAAGTTAAG GGTGTGGAAGGCTACATGAAAAAGACTGTTCTAATACCCAGAAGATGTTCTTTGCCTAACCAGCTTTGGCAGCAGAAGAATGACGAAGACATAGATTCTCTGATAGAGGACCAg GTGGATGACGATGCCAGTACTgcttgtgcagtgtgtgtgatgcaAGATGTAATACTTTACGAATACCATGTTTTATACTCCAGCAGCTATCAGGTCCCTATCCTCTTCTTTACAGTATCTACACTGG ATGGACGTCTCTTGTCCCTGGAAGAGCTTTGGAACACTATTCACCCAGCCTACAAAAAGCAACTACTGCAATGGCCTTGGGACACATTAACCCAACAG GAACACCCTATACTGGGGCAGCCATTCTTCATGCTCCATCCTTGTCACACTGAGGAGTTTATGCGACCAGTTTTGCAAATGGCAAATGCAGAGAAAAG AAGAATAAACTACATTGTCACATGGCTGAGTATAGTAGGACCAATGGTGAAACTGGAAGTACCTATAAGCTACTGCATGGCAGAAGCTGCTTCTACCTGA
- the zcchc9 gene encoding zinc finger CCHC domain-containing protein 9: protein MTRWARANNVHKYKPTEATPWSQLRASESGGGESRRSSSDAHFWKTGSHISGKQTQSCPHKKRANKKKELDVNGFMEYLKQTGQPLAKVPIKESSLDPDGVKAVATLLKKNERRENRRVKRHQIKNNNMVCFNCRKPGHGLANCPEADNDEELGRGICYRCGSTEHEIQRCRAKVDPALGDYPYAKCFICGQTGHLSRSCPDNPKGLYASGGCCHVCGSVEHFQKDCPEHQTSASSITLSRLSNKMSADEEDVPVSVKPIPPKKTKMVVF from the exons ATGACCCGCTGGGCCAGAGCCAACAATGTTCACAAATACAAACCTACTGAGGCCACTCCATGGAGCCAGCTAAGAGCAAGCGAATCTGGAGGGGGGGAAAGTAGAAGGAGCTCTTCAGATGCACATTTCTGGAAAACTGGCTCACACATTTCTGGAAAGCAGACTCAGTCGTGCCCTCATAAAAAGAGagctaacaaaaaaaaagaacttgaTGTAAATGGGTTTATGGAATATTTAAAACAGACCGGCCAACCACTAGCTAAGGTACCAATAAAAGAATCCTCTTTGGATCCAGATGGGGTGAAAGCAGTAGCCACACTCCTAAAAAAAAACGAAAGAAGAGAAAACCGTAGAGTTAAGAGACAtcaaattaaaaacaacaacatg GTGTGCTTTAACTGTAGGAAGCCTGGCCATGGACTTGCCAACTGCCCAGAAGCTGATAATGATGAAGAGTTGGGCAGAGGGATCTGCTACCGTTGTGGCTCCACAGAGCATGAGATCCAGAGATGTAGAGCTAAAGTGGATCCTGCTTTGG GTGATTATCCATATGCCAAATGTTTCATTTGTGGTCAGACTGGTCACCTTTCCAGATCCTGCCCTGATAACCCAAAAGGACTCTATGCTTCAG GAGGCTGTTGTCATGTTTGTGGTTCAGTGGAACACTTCCAAAAGGATTGCCCAGAACATCAGACCTCTG CAAGTTCAATCACTCTCAGCCGCCTGTCTAACAAAATGAGTGCTGATGAAGAGGATGTTCCTGTTTCTGTAAAACCTATTCCACCCAAGAAGACTAAGATGGTTGTGTTCTGA
- the atg10 gene encoding ubiquitin-like-conjugating enzyme ATG10 isoform X2, protein MSQMSHKEELGTCSFYLDEESFHICCQVFLQHSNMISDGWSWTEVKGVEGYMKKTVLIPRRCSLPNQLWQQKNDEDIDSLIEDQVDDDASTACAVCVMQDVILYEYHVLYSSSYQVPILFFTVSTLDGRLLSLEELWNTIHPAYKKQLLQWPWDTLTQQEHPILGQPFFMLHPCHTEEFMRPVLQMANAEKRRINYIVTWLSIVGPMVKLEVPISYCMAEAAST, encoded by the exons ATGTCACAG ATGTCACATAAAGAAGAATTGGGCACTTGTAGCTTTTACCTGGATGAAGAAAGCTTCCATATCTGCTGCCAGGTTTTTCTTCAGCACTCAAATATGATCAGTGATGGATGGAGCTGGACAGAAGTTAAG GGTGTGGAAGGCTACATGAAAAAGACTGTTCTAATACCCAGAAGATGTTCTTTGCCTAACCAGCTTTGGCAGCAGAAGAATGACGAAGACATAGATTCTCTGATAGAGGACCAg GTGGATGACGATGCCAGTACTgcttgtgcagtgtgtgtgatgcaAGATGTAATACTTTACGAATACCATGTTTTATACTCCAGCAGCTATCAGGTCCCTATCCTCTTCTTTACAGTATCTACACTGG ATGGACGTCTCTTGTCCCTGGAAGAGCTTTGGAACACTATTCACCCAGCCTACAAAAAGCAACTACTGCAATGGCCTTGGGACACATTAACCCAACAG GAACACCCTATACTGGGGCAGCCATTCTTCATGCTCCATCCTTGTCACACTGAGGAGTTTATGCGACCAGTTTTGCAAATGGCAAATGCAGAGAAAAG AAGAATAAACTACATTGTCACATGGCTGAGTATAGTAGGACCAATGGTGAAACTGGAAGTACCTATAAGCTACTGCATGGCAGAAGCTGCTTCTACCTGA
- the tmem167a gene encoding protein kish-A, producing the protein MCKNRRGAVVSSFPKCPGSVRWLTGAVEMSAIFNFQSLLTVILLLICTCAYIRALAPSLLDKNKTGFLGIFWKCARIGERKSPYVACCCIIMAFTILFSE; encoded by the exons ATGTGCAAGAATAG ACGAGGCGCTGTAGTGTCGTCATTTCCTAAATGTCCAGGAAGTGTGAGGTGGCTTACTGGAGCTGTCGAAATG TCTGCCATTTTCAATTTCCAGAGTTTACTCACAGTCATCTTGTTGCTCATCTGCACTTGTGCATACATCAGGGCACTTGCACCAAGTCTGCTGGATAAGAATAAAACAGG ATTTCTGGGAATTTTCTGGAAATGTGCAAGAATAG GTGAACGAAAAAGTCCTTATGTGGCGTGTTGCTGTATCATCATGGCGTTCACCATTTTATTTTCAgagtag
- the atg10 gene encoding ubiquitin-like-conjugating enzyme ATG10 isoform X3, producing MSHKEELGTCSFYLDEESFHICCQVFLQHSNMISDGWSWTEVKGVEGYMKKTVLIPRRCSLPNQLWQQKNDEDIDSLIEDQVDDDASTACAVCVMQDVILYEYHVLYSSSYQVPILFFTVSTLDGRLLSLEELWNTIHPAYKKQLLQWPWDTLTQQEHPILGQPFFMLHPCHTEEFMRPVLQMANAEKRRINYIVTWLSIVGPMVKLEVPISYCMAEAAST from the exons ATGTCACATAAAGAAGAATTGGGCACTTGTAGCTTTTACCTGGATGAAGAAAGCTTCCATATCTGCTGCCAGGTTTTTCTTCAGCACTCAAATATGATCAGTGATGGATGGAGCTGGACAGAAGTTAAG GGTGTGGAAGGCTACATGAAAAAGACTGTTCTAATACCCAGAAGATGTTCTTTGCCTAACCAGCTTTGGCAGCAGAAGAATGACGAAGACATAGATTCTCTGATAGAGGACCAg GTGGATGACGATGCCAGTACTgcttgtgcagtgtgtgtgatgcaAGATGTAATACTTTACGAATACCATGTTTTATACTCCAGCAGCTATCAGGTCCCTATCCTCTTCTTTACAGTATCTACACTGG ATGGACGTCTCTTGTCCCTGGAAGAGCTTTGGAACACTATTCACCCAGCCTACAAAAAGCAACTACTGCAATGGCCTTGGGACACATTAACCCAACAG GAACACCCTATACTGGGGCAGCCATTCTTCATGCTCCATCCTTGTCACACTGAGGAGTTTATGCGACCAGTTTTGCAAATGGCAAATGCAGAGAAAAG AAGAATAAACTACATTGTCACATGGCTGAGTATAGTAGGACCAATGGTGAAACTGGAAGTACCTATAAGCTACTGCATGGCAGAAGCTGCTTCTACCTGA